The following proteins are encoded in a genomic region of Veillonellaceae bacterium:
- a CDS encoding transposase: MQVDFGEISVPTTGGRKKKLYCMATVLAHSRYKYAAWSDQPFTTARLTALLNQAFEYIGGMPQELVFDQDKLVAVSENHGDIVFTEEFERFKQALHLKIYLCRKSDPESKGKIEAVVKYVKNNFAKHRLFTGIRDWNQAQIDWLERTGNQKEHGTTKKVPAKVHALEKQHLQPIPSIKLPEDILSAIVRKDNTILYKGNRYSLPLGTYEPSKTVKITIQENKLEIFDNQTDTLLAEHTITSGRGLLIKNNNHRRDNTVVINQLQSKTLETLSNTANAKQFLAAIRKAKSRYARDQFQILTTVAKHYSPEIVEKAIVECLRLKFISAVACRDMAEYIALSSKSCQSQTQPEEGSLPNGNVPVIQAEHRNVTAYTSLYGGMH, translated from the coding sequence GTGCAGGTCGATTTCGGTGAAATTAGTGTCCCCACTACTGGCGGGCGTAAGAAGAAACTCTATTGTATGGCCACAGTTTTGGCCCATTCCCGCTACAAATACGCTGCGTGGAGTGATCAGCCCTTTACCACTGCCCGTCTTACTGCTCTGCTAAATCAAGCCTTTGAATATATTGGCGGAATGCCTCAAGAGTTAGTGTTTGATCAAGATAAATTGGTAGCGGTCAGCGAAAATCACGGTGATATAGTTTTTACGGAAGAATTCGAGCGCTTTAAGCAAGCTTTGCATTTGAAAATTTATCTATGCCGTAAAAGTGATCCTGAGTCTAAGGGCAAAATAGAAGCTGTCGTTAAATATGTAAAAAATAACTTTGCGAAGCATCGCCTATTTACCGGTATCAGAGACTGGAATCAAGCACAAATCGATTGGTTGGAGCGAACCGGCAATCAAAAAGAACACGGAACAACAAAAAAAGTACCGGCAAAAGTGCATGCCCTAGAAAAACAGCACCTTCAGCCGATACCTTCAATAAAACTTCCTGAAGATATTTTATCAGCCATAGTGCGAAAAGACAATACCATATTGTATAAAGGCAATCGCTACTCGTTGCCGCTGGGAACTTACGAGCCAAGCAAAACAGTGAAAATCACTATACAAGAAAATAAATTAGAGATCTTTGACAATCAGACAGATACCCTTTTAGCAGAACATACAATAACTTCCGGCCGGGGATTACTTATCAAGAATAACAATCACCGCCGTGACAACACCGTTGTCATTAACCAGTTACAATCTAAGACACTGGAAACCCTCAGCAATACCGCCAATGCAAAGCAATTTCTAGCAGCAATACGTAAAGCGAAAAGCCGTTACGCCAGAGACCAATTTCAAATACTTACAACAGTTGCGAAGCACTACTCGCCGGAGATTGTAGAAAAAGCGATAGTTGAGTGTTTGCGCCTGAAATTTATCAGCGCCGTCGCCTGTCGTGATATGGCAGAATACATAGCTTTATCATCGAAATCTTGTCAGTCACAAACCCAGCCGGAAGAAGGTTCTCTTCCAAATGGTAATGTCCCTGTTATACAGGCAGAGCATAGAAATGTTACTGCATATACCTCGCTTTATGGAGGTATGCACTAA
- a CDS encoding HAMP domain-containing protein — protein MKSCKAKLYMVGVIVFIMVVMNSILIYQVMSTSKMVRERSYSIVSLTKDMELSIVQVQQFLSDISATRAQDGKDDGLANAEENAKKFKEDLLKLQEIRPDKQSFLHEYGLAFDDYYALGKLMASKYIEAGPSEGNKLMPAFDEMSEELSKYTDGIRHEAEEEMDLSLANLEKRAKLGLYLALFSGAASILFIFLISRQITIPLQLLITDAEAIAKGDFTHKVSAATRKDEFGKLGKALEYMVSKLGSLVGALTGQVAHTSEKVAAAAEGLTANAEHLAQANAHVVSSINNVARGAEEQVSSIEETASIIERLSAGIQQIAVNSNAMLGMANKATSAASQGDKAVDDAIYQMRNIENSVSKTAKVVTKLSERSKEIGQIVDTISGIAGQTNLLALNAAIEAARAGEQGRGFAVVAEEVRKLAEQSQKAAKQIASLISEVQTETDSAVVAMNDGTREANVGVDVVNAAGKAFKEIASQINEVSQQIKGISAAIEQMATGSDRIVASVRGIDYISRQAASHTQTVSKATEEQLASMEELAASSQALARMAEELQSAIRNFKVQ, from the coding sequence GTGAAATCTTGTAAAGCTAAATTGTATATGGTTGGTGTTATCGTTTTTATTATGGTAGTTATGAACTCAATTCTTATTTACCAGGTAATGTCTACCAGTAAAATGGTGAGAGAGCGTTCTTACTCTATCGTCTCATTAACAAAAGATATGGAGTTATCAATTGTACAGGTGCAGCAGTTTCTCTCTGACATTAGCGCCACTCGTGCCCAGGATGGAAAAGATGACGGCTTAGCAAATGCAGAGGAAAATGCAAAAAAGTTTAAAGAGGACTTACTGAAATTACAAGAAATCCGTCCTGATAAGCAGAGTTTTCTACATGAATATGGACTTGCATTCGATGATTACTATGCGTTAGGCAAATTAATGGCCTCTAAATATATTGAAGCTGGTCCCAGCGAGGGCAATAAGTTAATGCCAGCCTTTGATGAAATGTCTGAGGAGCTAAGTAAATATACTGATGGCATTCGTCATGAGGCAGAAGAGGAGATGGACTTAAGTCTAGCTAATCTTGAGAAAAGAGCAAAGTTGGGTTTATACTTAGCACTATTTAGTGGGGCAGCTTCAATTTTATTTATCTTTCTGATTAGCCGCCAAATTACAATTCCTTTACAGTTGTTAATAACTGATGCGGAAGCCATTGCCAAAGGAGATTTTACGCATAAAGTTAGCGCTGCAACGCGAAAAGACGAATTTGGAAAGTTGGGAAAAGCTCTTGAATATATGGTTTCTAAGCTAGGTTCGCTTGTGGGAGCTCTTACAGGTCAAGTAGCACATACATCTGAGAAGGTAGCTGCTGCAGCTGAAGGACTTACTGCGAATGCCGAACATTTGGCTCAAGCTAACGCACATGTGGTCTCATCAATTAATAATGTAGCACGTGGGGCCGAAGAACAGGTAAGTTCGATTGAGGAGACGGCTTCAATAATCGAACGGCTGTCTGCAGGTATTCAGCAAATAGCTGTAAATTCAAATGCGATGTTGGGTATGGCGAACAAAGCAACCAGTGCGGCGAGCCAGGGGGACAAAGCAGTAGACGATGCCATATATCAGATGAGGAACATTGAAAACTCAGTCTCTAAAACGGCAAAAGTAGTTACGAAGCTTAGCGAGCGCTCAAAAGAAATTGGCCAGATTGTTGATACTATTTCAGGAATTGCAGGTCAGACCAATCTGCTGGCGCTAAATGCGGCTATTGAGGCAGCGCGCGCAGGCGAACAGGGTAGAGGCTTTGCTGTTGTCGCTGAGGAAGTGCGTAAGTTGGCTGAGCAATCTCAAAAGGCTGCCAAGCAAATTGCCAGCCTGATTTCAGAAGTTCAAACGGAAACTGACAGCGCTGTTGTTGCTATGAATGACGGAACCCGAGAGGCCAACGTCGGAGTTGATGTAGTAAATGCTGCCGGTAAGGCGTTCAAGGAAATCGCATCGCAAATCAATGAAGTTTCACAACAGATCAAAGGAATTTCTGCAGCCATTGAGCAGATGGCTACAGGCAGTGATCGAATAGTTGCTTCAGTGCGGGGTATTGATTACATTAGCAGGCAAGCCGCTAGTCATACTCAAACTGTTTCGAAAGCTACCGAAGAGCAATTAGCTTCAATGGAGGAATTAGCCGCATCTAGCCAGGCATTGGCGAGGATGGCTGAAGAATTGCAAAGCGCTATCAGGAACTTCAAAGTCCAATGA
- a CDS encoding ATP-binding protein, with the protein MNSTNEITSLLIELHLSKLKDSWEQLLTNAVKEQPSYSEFLRQCLNIEVSARHQKSLSIRMKQAKIPYEGLLKDFDFGFQTSVSKRQIDTLKEMHWLKDAYNLILLGPPGIGKTHLARNRGTGPLFRLIASYPS; encoded by the coding sequence ATGAACAGCACTAACGAAATAACGAGCTTATTAATAGAATTGCATCTCAGCAAATTGAAAGACTCATGGGAACAACTATTAACGAATGCAGTTAAAGAACAACCGTCTTATTCGGAGTTTTTAAGACAGTGTTTAAATATTGAAGTAAGTGCTAGGCACCAAAAATCCCTTAGTATTCGCATGAAACAAGCAAAAATTCCATACGAAGGTTTACTGAAAGACTTTGATTTTGGTTTTCAAACTTCTGTTTCCAAACGCCAAATTGATACTTTAAAGGAAATGCATTGGCTAAAAGATGCTTATAACTTAATATTATTAGGTCCTCCGGGCATCGGAAAAACGCACTTGGCAAGAAACAGGGGGACAGGTCCGCTGTTTCGTTTAATTGCAAGCTATCCGAGTTAG
- the dgt gene encoding dNTP triphosphohydrolase, which yields MSEFIMIKAKNSLPSLKFLEESYNTKGEERHFNVTGSDSDKAAVRGLSDDSYPVYILVFSEVGSKQKVEYLYLGSGVKCSAERSLSLRVSILQKVSNQSVIDNFLSCSEIDLTQDFDYASYISVENSPSLVKQMNFITYPLYKSTKASQIATYTVIDEEKSLHPLAQRNEYCIRDYPSVRTEYNRGEFQRDYERIVHSKAFRRMVDKAQIFSAEKGDHYRTRMTHSIVVSQIAKGISNALKLNNYLTDAIALGHDMGHTPFGHQGERTLNAVLNGEKPLLKSLIEEGATYGGFKHNYHSLRVATRLEEKYIEFDGLNLSFQTLDGIWKHTKTNLPNNSLINFASSSTLHAYLNSEPIPRTPDGQAVPYTLEGQVVRVADEIAQRSHDLEDAFSAKRLTVEELKNYLLLGKMHELKTQIEQIEEDFIKARESNHFGADDDELLQERISSRIIHYFINDVLIQSNTNIDRYLLDDGESKFERNGHKVDKLLIEFSSKGKNLCDYLEKIISKKVINSGEVSLFDSNGAAVIESLFTSYYNNPRLLHRGTLRRIMQDFRKITKNVIDFEEGDPRIIEKEWHKIINAKASKEDRDLVENEYLLKNRVLVRNITDFIAGMTDSYAINEYNNIRR from the coding sequence ATGAGCGAGTTTATTATGATAAAAGCGAAAAACTCTTTACCTTCTCTTAAATTTCTAGAAGAAAGTTACAATACCAAAGGAGAAGAAAGACATTTTAACGTTACTGGGAGTGACTCTGATAAGGCGGCAGTCAGAGGTTTGTCGGATGATTCTTATCCTGTTTATATTTTAGTATTTTCTGAGGTAGGTTCTAAGCAGAAAGTAGAATATCTTTATCTTGGTTCAGGTGTTAAATGCAGTGCGGAGCGTAGCCTTTCACTAAGAGTATCAATTTTACAAAAGGTTTCAAACCAATCAGTTATCGACAATTTTCTGTCTTGTTCTGAAATTGACTTAACTCAAGATTTTGATTATGCCTCTTATATATCTGTTGAAAACTCTCCTAGCCTGGTTAAGCAAATGAATTTTATTACCTATCCTTTATATAAAAGTACTAAGGCATCGCAAATAGCTACATATACTGTTATAGATGAAGAAAAATCATTACACCCATTGGCCCAACGAAATGAATACTGTATTCGAGATTATCCATCTGTTAGAACAGAATACAATCGTGGGGAATTTCAAAGAGATTATGAGCGTATAGTGCATTCAAAAGCATTTAGGAGAATGGTAGATAAAGCACAGATATTTTCAGCTGAAAAGGGCGACCACTATAGAACACGCATGACACATTCGATTGTAGTTAGCCAAATTGCCAAAGGGATAAGCAATGCCCTTAAATTGAATAACTACTTGACGGATGCAATTGCTTTAGGCCATGATATGGGACATACTCCATTTGGACATCAGGGTGAACGAACTCTAAATGCAGTATTAAATGGAGAAAAACCTTTATTGAAAAGTCTTATAGAAGAGGGGGCTACCTATGGAGGATTTAAGCATAATTATCATTCACTTAGGGTGGCAACAAGATTAGAGGAAAAATATATTGAGTTTGATGGATTGAATCTGTCATTTCAAACTCTTGATGGAATTTGGAAACATACCAAAACAAACTTGCCCAATAACTCCCTTATTAATTTTGCTTCATCTAGTACACTGCATGCATATTTGAATAGTGAACCTATTCCACGTACCCCAGATGGGCAAGCAGTTCCATATACCTTAGAAGGGCAAGTAGTTAGGGTTGCGGACGAAATTGCTCAGCGAAGCCATGATTTAGAAGATGCCTTTTCCGCTAAAAGACTAACAGTTGAGGAGCTCAAAAATTATTTGCTTCTTGGAAAAATGCATGAGTTGAAAACTCAAATTGAACAAATAGAAGAAGATTTCATTAAAGCAAGAGAATCTAACCACTTTGGTGCTGACGATGATGAACTGTTGCAAGAACGTATATCATCAAGAATTATACACTATTTTATAAACGACGTACTTATTCAATCAAATACAAATATTGATAGGTATCTCTTAGACGATGGAGAATCTAAATTTGAGAGAAATGGACATAAAGTTGACAAACTGCTTATCGAGTTTTCTTCTAAAGGAAAAAATCTTTGTGATTACCTTGAAAAGATTATCTCAAAAAAAGTTATTAACAGTGGAGAAGTGTCTTTATTTGATAGTAATGGTGCGGCAGTAATTGAATCTCTTTTTACTTCATATTATAATAATCCGCGCTTATTACATAGAGGCACACTTCGTAGAATAATGCAGGATTTTCGTAAAATCACAAAAAATGTTATTGACTTTGAAGAAGGCGATCCACGTATTATTGAAAAAGAATGGCACAAAATCATAAATGCAAAAGCAAGTAAAGAAGATCGTGATTTGGTAGAGAATGAATATCTTCTAAAAAATAGAGTGCTTGTAAGAAATATTACTGATTTTATTGCTGGCATGACCGATTCTTATGCAATAAATGAATATAATAATATCCGTCGCTAG
- a CDS encoding transposase codes for MMCNNNNNVDVSYNIQTTVDAKNKLIADFKVTTNPNDLGELDNMALRAKTVFGAETLEVLADKGYYKAEDLKKCVEKHITPYVTKQVYSNGTGDRDFYTDRFRYDAEKKVYICPAGN; via the coding sequence TTGATGTGCAATAACAATAATAACGTGGATGTAAGCTATAATATACAAACAACGGTAGATGCTAAAAATAAGTTGATTGCTGATTTTAAAGTAACCACTAATCCAAACGATCTTGGTGAATTAGACAACATGGCGCTTCGCGCCAAAACCGTGTTTGGGGCTGAAACCCTAGAAGTTCTAGCCGATAAGGGCTATTATAAAGCAGAAGATCTAAAAAAATGTGTAGAAAAACACATCACTCCGTATGTAACCAAGCAAGTCTATTCAAATGGAACTGGGGATAGAGACTTTTATACTGATAGATTTCGCTATGATGCCGAGAAGAAAGTATATATATGCCCAGCGGGAAATTGA